CTATGTGGCGATGATCGTGGATACAGGCATTTTGCTCGCGATTGCACCGCTGATTATTTTGTACTTGTTCGTGCAGCGTTATTTTGTGGAGAGCATTGAACGCTCCGGGGTTGTGGGTTAATTGGACTGTTGAATTGGAATGAGAGAAGCGTTAGTATTCGCTGTAAGAATTCATGCGAATACTAACGCTTTTTGGGTAGCGCACATATGTAAATGGAACCCTTCTTCCAAGAGAACATGCGAATCCGGCTAGAACAACAATCTAGTTTGACGGGTGTAACATAGCTTGGATATTGGGATATAAATTCACACTGTTCGTGAATAAGATATATGATTGATTAACCGTACGGATCAGAATCCTCTCGCTTGTGCCATTAACCGGACCGATCCGAATGGCGGCTGGTTCGCTGCCACCATATGTATCGTCAAGGGTAACTGACGTAATGTTGGAGATAGGAATTTCAATTTTGGAAAACTGCCAGCGAATG
The window above is part of the Paenibacillus sp. 1781tsa1 genome. Proteins encoded here:
- a CDS encoding PH domain-containing protein — encoded protein: MFGVNVKKIKDQLVIRWQFSKIEIPISNITSVTLDDTYGGSEPAAIRIGPVNGTSERILIRTVNQSYILFTNSVNLYPNIQAMLHPSN